One genomic segment of Nitrospira sp. includes these proteins:
- the hisD gene encoding histidinol dehydrogenase — protein MKILTQADRSFAATVKKVALRGAVQSNAVEKTVRTILQAVQRGGDRAVLRYTKQFDRVALKAEALRVSPEEIKEAYHHIRKDEGDALRFAAQRVTAFHERQRTKTWMYQDETATLGQVVTPVDAVGVYVPGGKAVYPSSVLMCAIPAKVAGVERIVMVTPPQKGPINPYLLVAADIAGVTEIYRVGGVQAVAALAYGTKTIAKVDKIVGPGNIYVATAKRLLYGTVGIDMIAGPSELLVVADADAEPAHVAADLLCEAEHDEDAQVFLVTNSERLAKDVSKLIDSQLKGLQREKIASKSIARHAVAFVVTTMDEAIDLANEIAAEHLTLSVDNPFDYLEKVRHAGALFLGRYTPPSVADYIAGPNHVLPTGGSARFFSALSVHDYVKTSNIVHYTKEELRKVKDHLVRLAHIEGFDAHAKSAESRFS, from the coding sequence ATGAAAATTCTCACGCAGGCTGATCGGTCGTTTGCCGCGACGGTGAAGAAGGTCGCCTTGCGCGGGGCGGTTCAGAGCAATGCGGTCGAAAAGACCGTCCGGACGATCCTCCAGGCAGTCCAACGCGGCGGCGATCGTGCGGTCTTGCGCTACACGAAGCAGTTTGATCGTGTCGCGCTCAAGGCCGAGGCGCTGAGAGTGTCTCCTGAGGAAATCAAAGAAGCCTATCACCATATCCGTAAAGACGAAGGCGATGCCCTCCGGTTTGCCGCGCAGCGGGTCACCGCGTTTCACGAGCGCCAACGCACGAAGACCTGGATGTATCAGGATGAGACCGCGACATTAGGACAAGTCGTGACGCCGGTGGATGCGGTGGGAGTCTATGTGCCCGGTGGCAAAGCGGTGTATCCCTCGTCGGTGCTGATGTGTGCCATTCCCGCCAAGGTGGCCGGCGTCGAGCGGATCGTGATGGTCACGCCGCCGCAGAAGGGCCCCATCAATCCCTATTTGCTGGTGGCCGCTGATATCGCCGGAGTGACGGAGATCTATCGTGTCGGCGGCGTGCAGGCGGTCGCCGCACTTGCCTACGGCACCAAGACGATCGCGAAGGTCGACAAAATTGTCGGTCCCGGAAATATTTATGTGGCGACGGCGAAGCGCTTGCTCTACGGAACGGTCGGTATCGACATGATCGCCGGCCCCAGCGAGTTGCTGGTAGTTGCCGACGCCGATGCGGAGCCGGCTCATGTCGCCGCAGATCTCCTCTGCGAAGCCGAGCATGATGAAGATGCGCAAGTCTTTCTGGTGACGAATTCCGAGCGACTGGCCAAAGACGTGTCCAAACTGATCGACAGCCAGTTGAAGGGGCTACAGCGGGAAAAGATCGCTTCGAAGTCGATCGCGCGGCACGCGGTGGCCTTTGTCGTGACGACAATGGATGAAGCCATCGACCTGGCGAACGAAATCGCCGCCGAGCACCTGACCCTCTCAGTGGACAATCCCTTCGACTATCTGGAGAAAGTCCGCCACGCGGGGGCCTTGTTTCTAGGCCGGTATACCCCGCCGTCTGTCGCGGATTACATTGCCGGGCCGAATCACGTGTTGCCGACCGGTGGGTCCGCGCGGTTTTTCTCCGCCTTGTCCGTCCATGATTATGTGAAGACCAGCAATATCGTGCATTACACGAAAGAGGAGTTGAGGAAGGTGAAAGATCATCTGGTGCGTCTCGCGCATATCGAAGGATTCGATGCGCATGCCAAGTCGGCTGAAAGCAGGTTCTCATGA
- the hisG gene encoding ATP phosphoribosyltransferase → MLTIALSKGKLIEPTLELFRRAGYDSAGLVGESRRLIFPCPEIDTTFLIVRPSDVPTYVEYGGADAGIVGKDVLMEQDSDVYEPLDLLFGACRISVAALRAEVACDRLSSKVRVATKYPRITERFFNQRGVPVEIIKLYGSIELAPVVGLADRIVDLVETGSTLKAHDLVEVDLIAQSTARFIANRASLKLKHAPLMDMIRRLRKAVADSQKPPSRPRGNTGLKRASTSAKDRA, encoded by the coding sequence ATGCTGACGATTGCGCTCTCAAAGGGGAAGTTAATCGAACCGACGCTGGAACTGTTCCGCCGGGCCGGCTATGACAGTGCCGGGTTAGTGGGGGAGAGCCGGCGGTTGATCTTTCCTTGTCCTGAGATCGACACCACCTTCTTGATTGTGCGGCCGAGCGACGTGCCCACCTATGTGGAATACGGGGGTGCCGACGCCGGAATCGTCGGGAAAGACGTGCTGATGGAGCAGGACAGCGACGTCTATGAGCCATTGGATTTGTTGTTTGGAGCGTGTAGAATCTCGGTCGCTGCGCTCCGGGCCGAGGTTGCGTGCGATCGGCTGTCATCCAAGGTGCGCGTCGCGACAAAATATCCCAGGATCACCGAGCGCTTTTTCAACCAGCGCGGGGTCCCGGTCGAGATCATCAAGCTGTACGGCTCAATTGAGTTAGCGCCGGTTGTGGGACTGGCGGATCGGATCGTCGACCTCGTCGAGACCGGCAGTACGCTCAAGGCGCACGATCTAGTCGAAGTGGACCTGATTGCCCAGTCGACCGCACGCTTCATCGCGAACCGGGCAAGTCTCAAGCTCAAACATGCACCACTGATGGATATGATTCGCCGGTTGCGGAAGGCCGTGGCGGATTCTCAGAAACCACCATCGAGGCCACGGGGCAATACAGGATTGAAACGAGCTTCCACATCAGCGAAGGATCGCGCATGA
- the murA gene encoding UDP-N-acetylglucosamine 1-carboxyvinyltransferase, with translation MDEIVITGGNRLRGEVRISGAKNSALPILASTILGGGECVITNVPRVVDVLTMGKLLGILGAQVSHEANRAVIKADVIHSTEAPYDLVKTMRASVLVLGPLLARWGEAKVSLPGGCAIGSRPVNLHLAGLAKLGADISIEHGYITARAKRLKGARIYCDTTTVTGTENLMMAASLAEGTSVIENAAKEPEIVDLAEFLNKRGARIAGAGTDMLTIEGVRELHGADHEVIPDRIEAGTHLVAGAITDGDVTITHCRPVHLEAVLMKLREAGADIQVEAQTVRIRRNGRLKGTDVRTLPFPGFPTDMQAQMVALMAITEGTSVVTETVFESRFMHVEELRRMGADIRVEGNRLIVTGRPTLTGAPVMASDLRASAGLILAGLAAEGATEVQRVYHLDRGYERIEEKLRAVGANIERRKKTPATGVR, from the coding sequence ATGGATGAGATTGTCATTACGGGTGGAAATCGGTTGCGCGGAGAAGTCCGGATCAGCGGGGCGAAGAACTCGGCCCTTCCCATTCTGGCCTCGACCATCTTAGGTGGCGGTGAATGTGTCATCACGAATGTCCCCCGGGTGGTCGATGTGCTGACGATGGGGAAACTCCTCGGCATTCTGGGGGCTCAGGTCTCCCATGAGGCCAACCGTGCCGTCATTAAAGCTGACGTGATTCATTCTACAGAGGCGCCGTATGACCTGGTGAAAACCATGCGTGCCTCAGTGTTGGTATTGGGACCCTTGCTCGCTCGCTGGGGGGAAGCGAAGGTTTCGTTGCCGGGCGGCTGTGCAATCGGTTCCCGACCGGTGAACCTCCATTTGGCCGGGTTGGCAAAATTAGGAGCTGACATTTCGATCGAGCATGGGTATATCACCGCGAGGGCGAAGCGGCTGAAGGGTGCGCGGATCTATTGCGATACCACGACGGTGACCGGTACGGAAAACCTGATGATGGCCGCCTCCCTCGCCGAGGGGACCAGCGTCATCGAAAACGCGGCGAAAGAGCCGGAAATCGTCGACCTTGCCGAGTTTCTGAACAAGCGCGGCGCCCGTATCGCAGGGGCCGGCACGGATATGCTCACGATTGAAGGTGTGCGGGAATTGCACGGTGCGGATCATGAGGTGATCCCGGATCGCATCGAGGCCGGCACGCACCTCGTAGCCGGGGCGATCACGGATGGAGATGTCACGATTACCCATTGTCGTCCCGTTCATCTTGAAGCGGTCTTGATGAAGTTGCGGGAAGCGGGTGCGGACATTCAGGTCGAGGCCCAGACGGTGCGAATCAGGCGGAATGGACGGCTCAAGGGGACGGATGTCCGGACCTTACCGTTTCCCGGGTTCCCGACGGATATGCAGGCGCAGATGGTCGCGCTGATGGCGATTACGGAAGGCACGAGCGTGGTGACGGAGACGGTGTTTGAAAGCCGTTTCATGCATGTGGAAGAGCTGCGACGGATGGGAGCGGATATTCGGGTCGAAGGTAATCGCTTGATCGTCACGGGACGTCCCACGCTGACAGGAGCGCCGGTCATGGCTTCGGACCTTCGTGCCAGCGCGGGGCTCATTCTGGCCGGCTTGGCCGCCGAGGGTGCGACGGAAGTACAGCGGGTGTATCACCTCGATCGCGGCTATGAACGTATTGAAGAAAAACTGCGGGCGGTTGGGGCGAACATTGAGCGCCGAAAGAAAACCCCCGCCACAGGAGTCCGTTAG
- the prmC gene encoding peptide chain release factor N(5)-glutamine methyltransferase produces MPELKTVGALVAWARQSLVQAGVSNGAQEARWLLEHALAVRSHQLVSQVDRLVSPDVWACIESLVARRVAREPLQYLLGTQEFCGLEFAVSPAVLIPRPETELLIYHVMDHVRSLPDATIVDVGTGSGCLSITLAARLKGQRVIAIDRSPEALAVAQANAIRHGVRDRIEWLEGDLLSSLHARQAADTIDVIVSNPPYISESDWTGLEPEVRVFEPRMALVGGVQGTEFHERLLRESREFLVPGGWLVMEMGAGQASTVRRLVAEIGGYGGLRIIEDAAGIERVVMTQRVE; encoded by the coding sequence ATGCCAGAGCTGAAGACGGTAGGTGCCCTCGTTGCGTGGGCTCGGCAGTCCTTGGTCCAGGCCGGGGTGAGCAACGGGGCGCAGGAGGCGAGGTGGCTCTTGGAGCATGCGCTTGCGGTACGAAGTCACCAGTTGGTGAGTCAGGTGGACCGGTTGGTCTCTCCCGATGTCTGGGCCTGTATTGAGTCCCTGGTCGCACGGCGTGTGGCCCGTGAACCACTCCAATATCTGCTTGGGACGCAAGAGTTTTGCGGACTCGAATTCGCTGTCAGCCCCGCCGTGCTGATTCCCCGTCCAGAGACGGAATTGCTAATTTATCACGTTATGGACCATGTCCGATCTCTTCCCGATGCCACCATTGTTGATGTGGGAACGGGTTCCGGTTGCCTGTCGATCACATTGGCCGCTCGACTGAAGGGGCAGCGCGTCATTGCAATTGACCGATCTCCGGAGGCGCTGGCGGTGGCGCAGGCCAACGCGATTAGACATGGGGTGCGTGATCGGATTGAATGGCTCGAAGGGGATCTGCTGTCGTCACTTCACGCTCGGCAGGCGGCTGACACGATCGACGTCATTGTCTCAAACCCACCCTACATTTCCGAATCCGATTGGACTGGCCTGGAGCCGGAAGTCCGGGTATTTGAGCCGCGCATGGCATTGGTCGGGGGAGTGCAGGGAACGGAATTTCACGAACGGTTGCTGCGCGAGTCCCGGGAATTTCTCGTTCCAGGCGGGTGGCTCGTCATGGAAATGGGGGCGGGGCAAGCCTCGACGGTTCGGCGGTTAGTAGCGGAGATCGGCGGGTATGGGGGGCTTCGGATTATCGAAGATGCGGCAGGGATCGAACGGGTGGTCATGACTCAGCGGGTGGAATAG
- the prfA gene encoding peptide chain release factor 1, with protein sequence MEAALLKKWESVASRFQELTDQLMDPSVVSQPGQLHKLSKERVDLEPAAQLFESYRGNVRQLEEAAHILADPSAGREMHEMAADETAELQRQQATMEEQVKEFLIPKDPRDEKSLLLEIRAGTGGDEAALFAGELFRLYSKYAEQKGFKVDTVEATETGIGGYKNITALIEGKGAYSHFKYEAGVHRVQRVPVTEAAGRIHTSTVTVAVMPEVDEIDVKIDPGDLRIDTFCSSGAGGQSVNTTKSAVRITHIPTGVVVSCQDERSQLKNRTKAMRTLRARIVEAEREKHDAEIAQNRKSQVGTGERSEKIRTYNFPQNRVTDHRVGMTLHKLELVMEGDLDEFVQALKAQQQQIDTANV encoded by the coding sequence TCATGGACCCCTCGGTCGTCAGTCAGCCGGGCCAACTCCACAAACTGAGCAAGGAGCGGGTAGATCTTGAGCCGGCGGCGCAGTTGTTTGAGAGCTACCGCGGGAACGTCCGACAGCTTGAAGAGGCGGCGCATATTCTCGCCGATCCCTCAGCCGGTCGTGAGATGCATGAGATGGCCGCTGACGAAACGGCGGAGTTGCAGCGGCAGCAAGCGACCATGGAAGAGCAGGTTAAAGAGTTCTTGATTCCCAAAGATCCGCGGGATGAGAAGAGTCTGTTGTTGGAAATTCGGGCCGGGACCGGCGGCGATGAAGCCGCGCTATTCGCCGGAGAGCTCTTTCGCCTCTACAGCAAATATGCGGAGCAGAAAGGGTTCAAGGTTGATACCGTCGAGGCCACCGAAACCGGCATAGGCGGGTATAAGAACATCACGGCATTGATCGAGGGCAAGGGGGCCTATAGTCATTTTAAGTACGAAGCCGGCGTGCACCGCGTGCAGCGTGTGCCGGTGACGGAAGCGGCCGGCCGGATCCATACGTCCACCGTGACGGTGGCGGTCATGCCGGAAGTCGACGAAATCGACGTCAAGATCGATCCGGGAGATCTCCGAATCGATACCTTCTGCTCCTCCGGCGCCGGCGGGCAGAGCGTCAATACGACCAAGTCCGCGGTGCGCATTACCCATATCCCCACCGGGGTGGTGGTCAGTTGTCAGGACGAACGGTCGCAACTGAAGAATCGCACGAAAGCCATGCGGACCTTGCGCGCGAGAATTGTTGAGGCGGAGCGGGAAAAGCACGACGCAGAGATCGCCCAGAACAGAAAATCCCAGGTCGGGACCGGCGAGCGGAGCGAGAAGATTCGCACCTACAACTTCCCGCAGAATCGCGTCACCGACCATCGGGTTGGCATGACGTTGCACAAGCTTGAATTGGTGATGGAAGGCGATCTGGATGAATTTGTCCAGGCGTTGAAAGCGCAACAGCAGCAGATCGACACAGCCAACGTGTAG